A stretch of Candidatus Krumholzibacteriia bacterium DNA encodes these proteins:
- a CDS encoding NAD(P)(+) transhydrogenase (Re/Si-specific) subunit beta → MDLLFPLAYLLAAVLFIQGIRRLSKVRTAKSGNTLSATAMLIAIVVTMAIISGQAAWPFIIAGILIGAGIGLVAAQRVEMTQMPEMVALFNGFGGGASALVSLSLFFSMYLAHEGGTYRFFTEGAPISSASSGVSAILGLVIGAITFSGSLVAFLKLNGTIKGNAFSFPGRNAINAIMLGGPVLLGLVLCFTHLAPATVMILMLVVLGVSLLVGVTATLPIGGADMPVVISLLNSLSGVAASMAGFAVQNPLLIVAGSLVGASGLILTQIMSKAMNRSLGSVLFKDFGGATADRGGYTNIKESSAEEVAMLLEDAQRVVFVPGYGLAVAQAQHTTRELAQLLEARGTEVAYAIHPVAGRMPGHMNVLLAEADVPYEQLVEMDDINPEFKQTDVTIVLGANDVINPAAIHEKDSPIYGMPILNVHESRTVVVVKRSLSPGFAGIPNKLFDYDNTVMVFGDAKKVLTAMVAEFKENA, encoded by the coding sequence ATGGATCTTCTCTTCCCTCTGGCCTACCTGCTCGCGGCGGTCCTGTTCATCCAGGGCATCCGGCGGCTGTCGAAGGTGCGCACGGCCAAGAGCGGGAACACGCTCTCGGCCACGGCCATGTTGATCGCGATCGTGGTGACCATGGCCATCATCAGCGGTCAGGCGGCGTGGCCGTTCATCATCGCGGGCATTCTGATCGGCGCCGGGATCGGCCTCGTGGCCGCCCAGCGCGTCGAGATGACGCAGATGCCCGAGATGGTCGCACTCTTCAACGGCTTCGGCGGTGGTGCCTCGGCCCTCGTGTCGTTGTCCCTGTTCTTCTCGATGTACCTGGCCCACGAAGGCGGCACGTATCGTTTCTTCACGGAGGGCGCGCCGATCAGTTCGGCCTCGTCGGGCGTCAGCGCGATCCTGGGCCTCGTGATCGGGGCGATCACCTTCAGTGGCTCGCTGGTCGCGTTCCTGAAGCTCAACGGCACGATCAAGGGCAACGCCTTCTCCTTCCCGGGGCGCAACGCGATCAACGCGATCATGCTGGGGGGGCCGGTGCTGTTGGGGCTCGTCCTGTGCTTCACGCACCTCGCGCCGGCCACCGTCATGATCCTGATGCTGGTGGTCCTGGGGGTCTCGCTCCTGGTCGGCGTCACGGCCACGCTGCCGATCGGTGGCGCCGACATGCCCGTCGTGATCTCGCTGTTGAACTCGCTCTCGGGCGTGGCGGCGTCGATGGCGGGCTTCGCCGTGCAGAACCCGCTGCTGATCGTGGCGGGTTCGCTGGTGGGAGCCAGCGGCCTGATCCTGACGCAGATCATGAGCAAGGCCATGAACCGCTCGCTGGGCAGCGTGCTGTTCAAGGACTTCGGCGGCGCCACCGCCGACCGGGGTGGCTACACCAACATCAAGGAGAGCAGCGCCGAGGAAGTGGCCATGCTGCTCGAGGATGCCCAGCGCGTGGTGTTCGTGCCGGGCTACGGCCTGGCCGTGGCCCAGGCCCAGCACACCACTCGCGAGCTCGCCCAGCTCCTCGAGGCACGCGGCACGGAGGTCGCCTACGCCATCCACCCCGTGGCCGGACGTATGCCCGGCCACATGAACGTCCTGTTGGCCGAGGCCGACGTCCCCTACGAACAGCTCGTGGAGATGGACGACATCAACCCCGAGTTCAAGCAGACCGACGTGACGATCGTGCTCGGGGCCAACGACGTGATCAATCCCGCGGCGATCCACGAGAAGGACAGCCCGATCTACGGCATGCCGATCCTGAACGTGCACGAGTCGCGGACCGTGGTGGTGGTCAAGCGGTCGCTCAGCCCCGGCTTCGCGGGCATTCCGAACAAGCTCTTCGACTACGACAACACGGTGATGGTCTTCGGCGACGCGAAGAAGGTGCTGACGGCGATGGTGGCCGAGTTCAAGGAGAACGCCTGA
- a CDS encoding NAD(P) transhydrogenase subunit alpha, whose translation MDAFRPLSVGLFVFALAIFLGYELITKVPPTLHTPLMSGANAISGITIVGALYCAQAEFAFLANLLGAAAITFAMINVVGGFVVTRRMLAMFGGRK comes from the coding sequence ATGGACGCCTTCCGGCCCCTCTCGGTCGGTCTGTTCGTGTTCGCGCTCGCGATCTTCCTCGGCTACGAGCTGATCACGAAGGTCCCGCCCACACTGCACACACCACTCATGAGCGGTGCGAACGCGATCAGCGGGATCACAATCGTGGGTGCCCTCTACTGCGCGCAGGCCGAGTTCGCCTTCCTGGCGAACCTTCTCGGGGCGGCGGCGATCACCTTCGCCATGATCAACGTCGTGGGCGGATTCGTCGTCACCCGCCGCATGCTCGCGATGTTCGGCGGGAGGAAGTAG
- a CDS encoding Re/Si-specific NAD(P)(+) transhydrogenase subunit alpha → MPTAFVPTEIRAGETRVAATPDTVARFVRHGMAVQVQSGAGAGSNIADSVFEKAGATIVSGADSGYADADIVLKLHPPTRDEIAAMKEGAVYVGFVQALTDKDTVEALRDRRISSIAMELVPRITRAQKMDALSSQANLAGYKAVIMAADHLPKIFPMLMTAAGTIQPARVVIMGAGVAGLQAIATAKRLGAVVEVTDVRPAVKEQVESLGGKFIEVPTDESAEDEGGYAREQSEEFLERQRQLVRERILAADVVITTAAIPGRPAPKLVTDEMVEAMKPGSVIVDLAVETGGNCTLSQPGEVVTVHDVTIVGTLDVPATIPENATEMYAKNVLNLLGDMLEEGAPAFDFEDEVTAGATVTHGGEIVHPRVREAHGLEPLPDPKEA, encoded by the coding sequence ATGCCCACGGCTTTCGTGCCGACCGAGATCCGTGCCGGCGAGACGCGCGTGGCCGCCACCCCCGACACCGTCGCCCGGTTCGTCCGGCACGGCATGGCCGTGCAGGTGCAATCCGGAGCCGGCGCGGGATCGAACATCGCCGACTCCGTGTTCGAGAAGGCCGGCGCGACCATCGTGTCCGGCGCCGACAGCGGCTACGCCGACGCCGACATCGTACTCAAGCTCCACCCACCGACGCGCGACGAGATCGCCGCCATGAAGGAGGGGGCCGTCTACGTCGGCTTCGTCCAGGCCCTGACCGACAAGGACACGGTCGAGGCCCTGCGCGACCGCAGGATCTCGTCCATCGCCATGGAGCTGGTCCCGCGCATCACCCGCGCCCAGAAGATGGACGCGCTCAGCTCGCAGGCGAACCTGGCCGGCTACAAGGCCGTGATCATGGCCGCCGACCACCTGCCCAAGATCTTCCCCATGCTCATGACCGCCGCCGGGACCATTCAGCCCGCCCGCGTGGTGATCATGGGCGCCGGTGTGGCCGGCCTGCAGGCGATCGCCACGGCCAAGCGCCTGGGCGCGGTCGTCGAGGTCACCGACGTGCGGCCCGCGGTGAAGGAGCAGGTGGAGAGCCTGGGCGGGAAGTTCATCGAAGTGCCGACCGACGAATCGGCCGAGGACGAAGGCGGCTACGCCCGCGAGCAGTCCGAGGAGTTCCTGGAGCGACAGCGTCAGCTCGTGCGCGAACGCATCCTCGCCGCCGACGTCGTGATCACGACCGCGGCGATCCCCGGCAGGCCCGCCCCGAAGCTGGTGACCGACGAGATGGTCGAAGCGATGAAGCCGGGTTCGGTGATCGTCGACCTGGCGGTGGAGACCGGCGGCAACTGCACACTCAGCCAGCCGGGCGAGGTCGTCACCGTCCACGACGTCACGATCGTCGGCACGCTGGACGTCCCGGCCACGATCCCCGAGAACGCCACCGAGATGTACGCCAAGAACGTGCTCAACCTGCTCGGCGACATGCTCGAGGAGGGTGCGCCCGCCTTCGACTTCGAGGACGAGGTCACGGCCGGCGCCACCGTCACGCACGGCGGCGAGATCGTGCACCCGCGCGTGCGCGAGGCCCACGGCCTGGAGCCGCTCCCCGACCCGAAGGAGGCCTGA
- the hisS gene encoding histidine--tRNA ligase, producing MAKSGSRRIKPQLVKGMRDQLGGALLRRRRMLDTIRTVYERFGYRPLETPVVEFAATLTGSRAGETSQRIFTWHHDEDDVDLGLRFDLTVPLARFVAANPHMRRPFKRYQTGSVFRVDKPGAGRFREFTQFDIDVVGTPSMLADAEILVAMGQVLEELGLPAYTLRWNHRGILNAALRRAGIADDRATPVIRVLDKEDKIGAEGVRLELGPGRVDRESGARIEGLGLPDEQVDGLMTFLDVSAPDDDALVDEIRGLLDGVKGADDALREVDDLRRFVGALGAPIDRVRFAPRLARGMDYYTGPIFEATLDDLPQYGSIMGGGRYNELVSRFSGEQLPAVGASIGVDRLLAALDEAGVESVRDSVSDVLVTIMDKGLLPECLQLVRELRDAGLNAEIFLKPKAKLGDQLRYASDWGIPFAVILGEDELAAGQVTVKDLEAGRAASEEVADRRAWVSERPGQFQIERAALVGRIRELLG from the coding sequence ATGGCCAAGTCGGGCTCGAGGCGGATCAAGCCGCAGCTGGTCAAGGGCATGCGCGATCAACTCGGCGGGGCGCTGCTGCGCCGCCGCCGCATGCTCGACACGATTCGCACCGTCTACGAGCGTTTCGGCTACCGGCCGCTCGAGACGCCGGTCGTGGAGTTCGCGGCGACGCTCACCGGGAGCCGGGCCGGCGAGACGAGCCAGCGGATCTTCACCTGGCACCACGACGAGGACGACGTGGACCTCGGTCTGCGTTTCGACCTGACCGTGCCGCTTGCCCGCTTCGTCGCCGCCAACCCGCACATGCGCCGGCCCTTCAAGCGGTATCAGACGGGCTCCGTGTTCCGCGTCGACAAGCCGGGCGCAGGACGCTTCCGGGAGTTCACGCAGTTCGACATCGACGTGGTGGGAACGCCGTCCATGCTGGCCGACGCCGAGATCCTGGTCGCCATGGGCCAGGTGCTCGAGGAGCTCGGCCTGCCGGCGTACACGCTGCGTTGGAACCACCGCGGGATCCTCAACGCCGCTCTGCGCCGCGCCGGTATCGCCGACGACCGGGCCACGCCAGTGATCCGGGTGCTCGACAAGGAGGACAAGATCGGCGCCGAGGGCGTGCGGCTCGAGCTGGGCCCCGGGCGCGTCGACCGGGAGAGCGGTGCGCGGATCGAAGGGCTGGGGCTTCCGGACGAACAGGTCGACGGCCTGATGACCTTCCTCGACGTGTCCGCGCCCGACGACGATGCGCTGGTGGACGAGATCCGAGGTCTGCTCGACGGGGTGAAGGGCGCCGACGACGCCCTGCGCGAGGTCGACGACCTGCGGCGCTTCGTGGGGGCACTGGGTGCGCCCATCGACCGGGTGCGCTTCGCGCCGCGGCTGGCCCGCGGCATGGACTACTACACCGGCCCGATCTTCGAGGCCACGCTCGACGACCTGCCGCAGTACGGCAGCATCATGGGCGGCGGGCGCTACAACGAGCTGGTCAGCCGCTTCAGCGGCGAGCAGCTGCCGGCCGTGGGGGCGTCGATCGGCGTGGACCGCCTGCTCGCCGCCCTGGACGAGGCGGGGGTCGAGTCGGTCCGCGACAGCGTGAGCGATGTCCTCGTCACGATCATGGACAAGGGACTCCTGCCGGAGTGCCTGCAACTCGTGCGCGAGCTGCGCGACGCCGGCCTGAACGCCGAGATCTTCCTCAAGCCCAAGGCCAAGCTGGGCGATCAGCTGCGCTACGCCAGCGACTGGGGAATCCCCTTCGCGGTGATCCTGGGCGAGGACGAGCTCGCGGCGGGGCAGGTGACGGTGAAGGACCTCGAAGCGGGCAGGGCGGCCAGCGAAGAGGTCGCCGATCGCCGGGCCTGGGTCAGCGAGCGCCCCGGACAGTTCCAGATCGAGCGCGCCGCGCTGGTCGGCCGCATCCGCGAACTGCTGGGCTAG
- a CDS encoding citrate synthase: MSETAKLIVDGKEFEFPIIEGTEGERAIDVSKLRATTGYITMDPGYANTGSCQSSVTFIDGEKGILRYRGYPIDQLAEKSTFLETSYLVLNGELPTPSQLDAFEHEITHHTLLHEDMRHMYQAFPLNAHPMAMVSSLVGALATIYQEEIDPLNEEHRTLQVRRLIAKLPTICGWAYKYNTGHPFVYPRNDLGYAENLLHMMFANPAEEYTPHPAIVRAVDTLLILHADHEQNCSTSTMRLVGSSHSNLYASASAAISALWGPLHGGANQAVIEMLESIHAEGLNGKQYLDRVKDDPNTRLMGFGHRVYKNYDPRASVLKQMTRDVLDAIGKSTPLLDIAMQLEEVALEDEYFVKRKLYPNVDFYSGIIYQAIGIPVNMFTVMFALGRMPGWIAQWLEMHGDPAKRIGRPRQIYTGANERDYVPMEKRG, encoded by the coding sequence ATGTCCGAGACCGCGAAGCTGATCGTCGACGGCAAGGAATTCGAGTTTCCGATCATCGAGGGGACCGAGGGGGAACGCGCGATCGATGTCTCGAAGCTTCGCGCCACGACCGGCTACATCACCATGGATCCGGGCTACGCCAATACCGGCAGTTGCCAGAGCTCGGTGACCTTCATCGACGGCGAGAAGGGGATCCTGCGCTACCGCGGCTACCCGATCGACCAGCTGGCCGAGAAGAGCACCTTCCTCGAGACCAGCTACCTCGTCCTGAACGGAGAGCTGCCCACGCCTTCACAGCTGGATGCCTTCGAGCACGAGATCACGCACCACACGTTGCTGCACGAGGACATGCGCCACATGTACCAGGCGTTCCCGCTGAACGCCCACCCCATGGCCATGGTCTCGTCGCTCGTCGGTGCGCTGGCGACGATCTACCAGGAAGAGATCGACCCGCTGAACGAGGAGCATCGTACGCTGCAGGTGCGCCGGCTCATCGCGAAGCTGCCGACGATCTGCGGCTGGGCCTACAAGTACAACACCGGGCACCCCTTCGTGTACCCGCGCAACGACCTGGGCTACGCCGAGAACCTCCTGCACATGATGTTCGCGAACCCGGCCGAGGAGTACACGCCGCACCCGGCGATCGTGCGGGCCGTCGACACGCTCCTGATCCTGCACGCCGACCACGAACAGAACTGTTCGACCTCCACCATGCGCCTGGTCGGAAGCTCGCACAGCAATCTGTACGCGAGCGCCTCGGCGGCCATCAGCGCGCTGTGGGGGCCGCTGCACGGTGGGGCCAACCAGGCCGTGATCGAGATGCTCGAGAGCATCCACGCCGAGGGGCTGAACGGGAAGCAGTACCTCGACCGCGTGAAGGACGACCCGAACACGCGCCTCATGGGCTTCGGTCACCGCGTGTACAAGAACTACGACCCGCGCGCGTCGGTGCTCAAGCAGATGACCCGCGACGTCCTCGATGCCATCGGCAAGAGCACGCCGCTGCTCGACATCGCCATGCAGCTCGAGGAAGTGGCGCTCGAAGACGAGTACTTCGTGAAGCGCAAGCTCTACCCGAACGTCGACTTCTACAGCGGGATCATCTATCAGGCGATCGGCATCCCGGTGAACATGTTCACCGTCATGTTCGCTCTCGGCCGCATGCCCGGCTGGATCGCCCAGTGGCTCGAGATGCACGGGGACCCGGCCAAGCGCATCGGTCGTCCCCGCCAGATCTACACCGGCGCGAACGAGCGGGACTACGTGCCGATGGAGAAGCGCGGCTGA
- a CDS encoding Hpt domain-containing protein translates to MSTHVAPPVNEGPALDPEIFAGLLELVDEDDDSFVVDLFGSYVTSYAECIEGVARALATSDPDGLRHHAHTLKGASANVGASHLASLAEHLQRLGESGRVEPAEEWVEAIADEYVRVITEVETRVPGFRA, encoded by the coding sequence ATGTCCACGCACGTCGCACCACCGGTGAACGAGGGCCCGGCCCTCGACCCCGAGATCTTCGCCGGCCTGCTCGAGCTCGTCGACGAGGACGACGACTCCTTCGTCGTCGACCTGTTCGGGTCGTACGTCACCAGCTACGCGGAATGCATCGAGGGCGTCGCCCGGGCCCTCGCCACCTCCGACCCCGACGGGCTGCGCCATCATGCCCACACGCTGAAGGGCGCGTCGGCCAACGTGGGGGCCTCGCACCTGGCCTCGCTGGCCGAGCACCTGCAGCGCCTGGGTGAGTCGGGGCGGGTCGAGCCCGCGGAGGAGTGGGTCGAGGCGATCGCCGACGAGTACGTGCGCGTGATCACCGAGGTCGAGACGCGCGTTCCCGGATTCCGGGCCTGA
- a CDS encoding HAD family hydrolase — MSTVSFKGARLARPLLLSLDLDETFAASTAEARADLFALFEAHADEVQLVYTSHEPAEKLIEIAAGAELPVPAMFMADTGTTVLKGDASGTVEPLQRNIIQLWPGKDSVQRTLADAPGVSLLEDGALCRQSVKAESEEAMQALQEKVAELGCHYAERGENEYYVLPYGVDKGTTLGRYLVEANVNPNDVLAIGEAEGDDCLFGRGWRGAAFGHSVDSVRDIGNRFHNVVVLEESGAGAVLEALRQHNWLELPQTD; from the coding sequence ATGTCGACCGTTTCCTTCAAGGGAGCCCGCCTGGCGCGCCCCCTCCTGCTGTCCCTGGATCTCGACGAGACCTTCGCCGCCTCGACGGCCGAGGCCCGCGCCGACCTGTTCGCGCTCTTCGAGGCGCACGCCGACGAGGTCCAGCTCGTCTACACCAGCCACGAGCCGGCCGAGAAGCTCATCGAGATCGCCGCCGGCGCCGAACTGCCGGTTCCCGCCATGTTCATGGCCGACACCGGCACCACGGTGCTCAAGGGCGATGCGTCGGGCACGGTCGAGCCGCTGCAGCGCAACATCATCCAGCTGTGGCCCGGCAAGGACTCGGTCCAGAGGACCCTGGCCGACGCGCCCGGTGTTTCGCTGCTCGAGGACGGCGCCCTCTGCCGCCAGAGCGTGAAGGCCGAGAGCGAGGAGGCCATGCAGGCCCTGCAGGAGAAGGTCGCCGAGCTGGGCTGCCACTACGCCGAGCGCGGCGAGAACGAGTACTACGTGCTGCCCTACGGCGTGGACAAGGGCACCACGCTGGGTCGCTATCTGGTCGAGGCCAACGTGAACCCGAACGACGTCCTGGCGATCGGCGAGGCCGAGGGGGACGACTGTCTGTTCGGGCGCGGCTGGCGGGGCGCGGCCTTCGGGCATTCGGTCGACTCGGTCAGGGACATCGGGAACCGTTTCCACAACGTGGTCGTGCTCGAAGAGAGTGGCGCGGGCGCGGTGCTCGAGGCACTGCGCCAGCACAACTGGCTGGAGCTCCCGCAGACCGACTGA
- a CDS encoding Do family serine endopeptidase, translated as MKTRAIMRSTGAVALAVLAVAALGTVLMPATDAPATDAGARDAAVAPSGGATFGVADVVEDVAPSVVNISTERTAGRISPGPGFDEQLERFFFRWPGQRSDRRPVQSQGSGVIYSADGLVLTNHHVVRDAESIRVGLYDGREVDAELVGSDESSDLALLRVDADDLRPVRWADSRSVRVGDPVLAMGNPFGLGETVTRGIVSAKGRSLGMMDYEDFLQTDAIIHPGNSGGPLVDLEGQVVGINTAILSRNGAGQGIGFAIPSYLVETVATSLRDHGRVVRGYLGIYLQELTSELARASRVDVSRGVIVSRVIDDSPADDAGLQHGDVIVALDGAEVTNGGSFRAAIGHRAPGSEIELAVIREGEERDLVVVLGERPANASAAATGAPHPAAELGGFEVEDIDRRTAQRMGLDPGTSGPVVTRVQPSSSAARAGLRRGDRVLEVGRERVASAAEVRDAIRDAWSEDPTAPVLLLVERDGATLYLALGPVDG; from the coding sequence ATGAAGACCAGAGCGATCATGCGGTCGACGGGGGCGGTGGCCCTCGCCGTGCTCGCGGTCGCCGCCCTCGGCACCGTGCTCATGCCCGCCACCGATGCACCGGCCACCGACGCGGGTGCACGCGATGCGGCCGTGGCCCCGTCGGGTGGGGCGACCTTCGGGGTGGCCGACGTGGTCGAGGACGTCGCCCCCTCCGTCGTGAACATCTCCACCGAACGGACGGCAGGGCGGATCTCGCCGGGCCCGGGCTTCGACGAACAGCTCGAGCGCTTCTTCTTCCGCTGGCCGGGCCAGCGGTCGGACCGACGACCGGTGCAGAGCCAGGGTTCGGGCGTGATCTACAGCGCCGACGGTCTCGTGTTGACCAACCACCACGTCGTGCGCGACGCCGAGTCGATCCGTGTGGGCCTGTACGACGGACGCGAGGTCGATGCCGAGCTCGTGGGCAGCGACGAGAGCAGCGACCTGGCCCTGTTGAGAGTCGACGCCGACGACCTGCGGCCGGTCCGCTGGGCCGACAGCAGGAGTGTCCGCGTCGGGGACCCGGTGCTCGCCATGGGCAACCCCTTCGGCCTGGGCGAGACGGTCACCCGCGGGATCGTCAGCGCCAAGGGCCGCAGCCTGGGCATGATGGACTACGAGGACTTCCTGCAGACCGACGCGATCATCCATCCCGGCAACTCGGGCGGCCCACTCGTGGACCTCGAGGGCCAGGTCGTGGGGATCAACACGGCGATCCTGTCGCGCAACGGTGCCGGACAGGGCATCGGTTTCGCCATCCCCAGCTACCTGGTCGAGACCGTCGCCACCAGCCTGCGCGACCACGGGCGCGTGGTCCGTGGATACCTCGGGATCTACCTGCAGGAGCTGACCTCGGAGCTGGCGCGGGCCTCCCGCGTGGACGTCAGCCGCGGGGTGATCGTGAGCCGCGTCATCGACGACAGCCCGGCCGACGACGCAGGCCTGCAGCACGGCGATGTGATCGTGGCCCTCGACGGGGCCGAGGTGACCAACGGCGGCAGCTTCCGGGCGGCGATCGGTCACCGGGCGCCGGGCAGCGAGATCGAACTCGCGGTGATCCGCGAAGGTGAAGAGCGCGACCTCGTCGTGGTCCTCGGAGAGCGTCCGGCGAACGCGTCGGCGGCGGCCACGGGCGCGCCGCACCCTGCGGCCGAACTCGGTGGCTTCGAGGTCGAGGACATCGATCGCCGCACCGCGCAGCGCATGGGTCTGGATCCCGGGACCTCCGGCCCCGTCGTCACGCGGGTCCAGCCGTCCTCGTCGGCCGCGCGGGCCGGCCTCCGGCGCGGCGACCGCGTCCTCGAGGTCGGCCGCGAGCGCG